A region from the Actinoplanes sp. OR16 genome encodes:
- a CDS encoding MFS transporter: MKQLNDLIADFWADYAAVVLLGGGLLGVIALIGLFIWAKKSQKPLRPVALAFSMNLALLLNAEGMWVIAVDQLKLPKIFAVLVFAVFEICFLTATSLAAEQYRRTTVYGPDGKILTPGHPGPMLYIAALIAAISGIIVASNAVTGTEKLLRLAVPCVIFLMWWAALTAAGQRVRRGRFAYSPRRMAERWGWLIPDDDPDLVRMASERQVRRMVVNYHRVSGNRWPRAWWKSRLLKDARTAGEPVVADVIQQLARIQRVMDLLVPGGLQVAAPVVPQEDAAALLAQPAPGSRRDDLPEGPGGPGRPVPGPVSPAAPQVQFVQPVVADAPDDLVTEALAEALAAQRGGSVGVPIPRRAAEDVPEGPATVPVAATVVRGPTVPAVSGPVDGYDRPAGYGYDRGPIPPAVNGNGNGAAPIAPVAAENGAAPVSPAPAIPAWAAIGTGARPAVSIVGSPWWRLAVDRLSKQVAEEISVEDLPDMTYPRITELARNLAARNTELGEGVVKAFVNDYIRELNGEYGEVAYPWRDFLPPPATAAPGSGAWQAALEELRTALEEELSQGVPADPYELTELLLPSAPRLDEETIRTFIGDYLLALSGQAGSGSNQPWQHLLPRPQSARSATDEEILGAYGGQLEEYLAANGRITRNRVQSITGIKSRLQADRIKAILEERAGVPIS; the protein is encoded by the coding sequence GTGAAGCAGCTCAACGACCTGATCGCGGACTTCTGGGCGGACTATGCCGCAGTGGTCCTGCTCGGCGGTGGTCTGCTCGGCGTGATCGCCCTGATCGGGCTGTTCATCTGGGCCAAGAAGTCGCAGAAGCCGCTGCGCCCGGTCGCGCTCGCGTTCAGCATGAACCTGGCGCTGCTGCTCAACGCCGAGGGCATGTGGGTCATCGCGGTCGACCAGCTCAAACTGCCGAAGATCTTCGCGGTGCTGGTCTTCGCGGTCTTCGAGATCTGCTTCCTCACCGCGACGTCGCTCGCCGCCGAGCAGTACCGGCGGACCACTGTCTACGGGCCGGACGGGAAGATCCTCACGCCGGGTCACCCCGGTCCGATGCTCTACATCGCCGCGCTGATCGCCGCGATCTCCGGCATCATCGTCGCGAGCAACGCGGTCACCGGCACCGAGAAGCTCCTCCGCCTCGCCGTCCCCTGTGTGATCTTCCTGATGTGGTGGGCCGCGCTCACCGCCGCCGGTCAGCGGGTGCGCCGTGGCCGCTTCGCCTACAGTCCGCGCCGGATGGCCGAGCGCTGGGGCTGGCTCATCCCGGACGACGACCCCGACCTGGTCCGGATGGCCTCCGAGCGCCAGGTACGCCGGATGGTCGTCAACTACCACCGGGTCAGCGGTAACCGGTGGCCCCGGGCGTGGTGGAAATCGCGGCTGCTCAAGGACGCCCGTACCGCCGGTGAGCCGGTGGTGGCCGATGTCATCCAGCAACTGGCCCGCATCCAGCGCGTGATGGACCTGCTGGTTCCCGGCGGTCTCCAGGTCGCCGCTCCGGTCGTTCCTCAGGAGGACGCCGCCGCGCTGCTCGCCCAGCCCGCCCCGGGTTCGCGCCGGGACGACCTGCCGGAGGGGCCCGGCGGTCCGGGACGGCCGGTTCCGGGTCCGGTCTCGCCGGCCGCTCCTCAGGTCCAGTTCGTGCAGCCGGTCGTCGCCGACGCCCCCGACGACCTCGTGACCGAGGCGCTGGCCGAGGCTCTCGCGGCTCAGCGCGGGGGGTCGGTGGGGGTGCCGATTCCGCGCCGGGCCGCTGAGGATGTTCCCGAGGGCCCGGCCACGGTTCCGGTCGCCGCGACGGTCGTTCGTGGTCCCACCGTGCCCGCTGTCTCCGGTCCCGTCGACGGCTACGACCGCCCTGCCGGGTACGGCTACGACCGTGGCCCGATCCCACCCGCGGTGAACGGCAACGGCAACGGGGCCGCACCGATCGCTCCGGTGGCCGCTGAGAACGGCGCCGCTCCGGTCTCACCGGCTCCTGCCATCCCGGCGTGGGCCGCGATCGGCACCGGCGCCCGCCCGGCGGTCAGCATCGTCGGATCGCCGTGGTGGCGTCTCGCCGTGGACCGGCTCAGCAAGCAGGTGGCCGAGGAGATCAGCGTCGAGGACCTGCCCGACATGACCTACCCCCGGATCACCGAGCTGGCCCGCAACCTGGCGGCCCGCAACACCGAACTCGGCGAAGGCGTCGTGAAGGCCTTCGTGAACGACTACATCCGTGAGCTGAACGGCGAGTACGGCGAGGTCGCCTACCCCTGGCGCGACTTCCTCCCGCCCCCGGCCACGGCGGCGCCCGGTTCCGGCGCGTGGCAGGCCGCGCTGGAGGAACTGCGTACCGCGCTGGAGGAGGAACTCAGCCAGGGCGTGCCGGCCGACCCGTACGAGCTGACCGAACTCCTCCTCCCCAGCGCGCCGCGTCTCGACGAGGAGACGATCCGCACGTTCATCGGCGACTACCTGCTCGCGTTGAGCGGCCAGGCCGGTTCGGGCAGCAACCAGCCGTGGCAGCACCTGCTGCCGCGCCCGCAGAGCGCCCGTTCCGCCACCGACGAGGAGATCCTGGGCGCGTACGGCGGCCAGCTCGAGGAGTACCTCGCCGCCAACGGCCGGATCACCCGCAACCGCGTGCAGTCGATCACCGGCATCAAGAGCCGCCTCCAGGCCGACCGCATCAAGGCGATCCTGGAGGAGCGCGCGGGCGTGCCGATCAGCTGA
- the pruA gene encoding L-glutamate gamma-semialdehyde dehydrogenase, whose protein sequence is MNVPTPINEPVRGYAPGSAERLTLQKRIAELAGETAELTSTIGGTSRMAGGSSVNVVQPHHHAQVLGVTRNATHADASAAVSAAIDAAPAWRELPFEARAAVFLKAADLAAGPWRDTLNAATMLGQSKTAQQAEIDAACELVDFLRFNVHFARGILEQQPISSPGVWNRVDHRPLEGFVYAITPFNFTAIAGNLPSAPALMGNTVIWKPSVTQQLAAHYTMRLFEAAGLPAGVINMVTGDGLAVSDVALTHPDLAGIHFTGSTPTFQKLWSTVGANISTYRSYPRLVGETGGKDFVLAHPSADVDSLVTALVRGAFEFQGQKCSAASRAYIPRSLWEGGVRDGLVAATESLTYGDVSDFSHFGGAVIDSRAFARHAAALSRAAAAPHCTILAGGTCDDSIGYFVRPTVIECDDPSDEVFTTEYFGPILAVHVYDSLDEVVGLVDTASPYALTGAIFAQDRGALEDLGRRLRFTAGNMYYNDKPTGAVVGQQPFGGGRASGTNDKAGSWHNLVRWTSPRTIKETFVPPTSHEYPHMG, encoded by the coding sequence ATGAACGTGCCCACCCCGATCAACGAGCCGGTGCGCGGCTATGCCCCCGGTTCCGCGGAACGCCTCACCCTGCAGAAGAGGATCGCCGAGCTGGCCGGGGAGACCGCCGAGCTGACCTCCACCATCGGAGGCACGTCCCGGATGGCGGGCGGCTCCTCCGTGAACGTCGTCCAGCCGCACCACCACGCCCAGGTGCTCGGCGTGACCCGCAACGCCACGCACGCCGACGCCTCCGCCGCCGTCTCGGCCGCCATCGATGCCGCCCCGGCCTGGCGTGAGCTGCCGTTCGAGGCCCGGGCCGCGGTCTTCCTCAAGGCCGCCGACCTGGCCGCCGGTCCGTGGCGGGACACCCTCAACGCCGCCACCATGCTGGGCCAGTCGAAGACCGCGCAGCAGGCGGAGATCGACGCGGCCTGCGAGCTGGTCGACTTCCTGCGGTTCAACGTGCACTTCGCGCGGGGGATCCTGGAGCAGCAGCCGATCTCGTCGCCGGGCGTCTGGAACCGGGTCGACCACCGGCCCCTCGAAGGCTTCGTCTACGCGATCACGCCGTTCAACTTCACGGCGATCGCGGGCAATCTGCCCTCCGCGCCGGCGCTGATGGGCAACACGGTCATCTGGAAGCCGTCCGTCACGCAGCAGCTTGCCGCGCACTACACGATGCGGTTGTTCGAGGCCGCCGGTCTGCCGGCCGGCGTGATCAACATGGTGACCGGGGATGGGCTGGCGGTGTCCGATGTGGCGCTCACGCATCCTGATCTCGCCGGGATCCACTTCACCGGTTCCACTCCGACGTTCCAGAAGTTGTGGTCGACCGTGGGGGCGAATATCTCGACATATCGCTCATATCCCCGTTTGGTGGGTGAGACCGGCGGCAAGGATTTCGTGCTCGCGCATCCGTCGGCTGACGTCGACTCGTTGGTCACGGCTCTGGTCCGGGGCGCCTTCGAGTTCCAGGGGCAGAAGTGCTCGGCTGCCTCTCGGGCCTACATCCCGCGGTCGCTGTGGGAGGGTGGCGTCCGGGACGGGCTCGTCGCAGCGACCGAGTCCCTGACCTATGGCGACGTCTCGGACTTCTCCCACTTCGGCGGGGCGGTGATCGACAGCCGTGCCTTCGCCCGGCACGCCGCCGCGCTGTCGCGCGCCGCGGCCGCACCTCACTGCACGATTCTCGCCGGCGGCACGTGCGACGACAGCATCGGCTATTTCGTACGGCCGACCGTCATCGAGTGTGACGATCCCTCGGACGAGGTGTTCACGACCGAATACTTCGGGCCGATCCTCGCGGTGCACGTCTACGACTCCCTCGACGAGGTCGTCGGGCTGGTCGACACGGCCAGCCCGTACGCGCTGACCGGGGCGATCTTCGCTCAGGACCGGGGAGCGCTGGAGGACCTCGGCCGTCGCCTCCGGTTCACGGCCGGGAACATGTACTACAACGACAAGCCGACCGGCGCCGTCGTCGGCCAGCAGCCGTTCGGCGGCGGCCGGGCCTCGGGCACCAACGACAAGGCCGGGTCGTGGCACAACCTGGTGCGCTGGACGTCGCCGCGGACCATCAAGGAGACGTTCGTGCCGCCGACCTCGCACGAGTATCCGCACATGGGCTGA
- a CDS encoding ABC transporter ATP-binding protein has translation MIVEVKGLVGGYLPGINILNGCDLTADSGELVGILGPNGAGKSTLLKAIFGMVRIRGGQVLIAGEDVTGVSAEKLVARGVGFVPQSSNVFTDLTIRENLEIGIFQRPKEFTARLAAVCDLFPDLTARLKQKAGSLSGGQRQTLAMARALMTNPSVLLLDEPSAGLSPQRQDEVFLHAHRIKKSGVAVIMVEQNARRCLQICDRAYVLDQGRNAHTGTGEELMHDPKVIELYLGTLATDVEKEQ, from the coding sequence GTGATCGTCGAAGTGAAGGGCCTGGTCGGCGGCTACCTGCCGGGCATCAACATCCTCAACGGGTGTGACCTGACCGCCGATTCCGGCGAGCTCGTCGGCATCCTCGGCCCGAACGGCGCCGGCAAGTCGACGCTGCTCAAGGCGATCTTCGGGATGGTGAGGATCCGCGGCGGGCAGGTGCTGATCGCCGGTGAGGACGTCACCGGCGTCAGCGCCGAGAAGCTGGTCGCCCGGGGCGTCGGCTTCGTGCCGCAGAGCAGCAACGTCTTCACCGACCTGACCATCCGGGAGAACCTGGAGATCGGGATCTTCCAGCGTCCCAAGGAGTTCACGGCTCGCCTCGCCGCGGTCTGCGACCTCTTCCCGGACCTCACCGCGCGGCTCAAGCAGAAGGCCGGCTCGCTCTCCGGCGGCCAGCGGCAGACCCTCGCGATGGCCCGGGCGCTCATGACGAACCCGTCGGTGCTGCTGCTCGACGAACCGTCCGCGGGTCTCTCGCCGCAGCGTCAGGACGAGGTGTTCCTGCACGCGCACCGCATCAAGAAGTCCGGCGTCGCAGTGATCATGGTGGAGCAGAACGCCCGCCGCTGCCTGCAGATCTGCGACCGCGCGTACGTGCTGGACCAGGGCCGCAACGCCCACACCGGCACCGGCGAAGAGCTCATGCACGACCCCAAGGTGATCGAGCTCTATCTCGGCACCCTGGCTACCGATGTGGAGAAGGAACAATGA
- a CDS encoding ABC transporter ATP-binding protein — protein MRDDAILIADRVHRHFAGVTAVDVDHVEIPRGKITALIGPNGAGKTTFFNLLTGFDKPQTGEWTFDGTPVAGLPSYKIARLGMVRTFQLTKVLGRLTVLENMLLGSKEQKGERLRPSLWRRREKSDQARALEILERFKLAAKAQDYAASLSGGQRKLLEMARAIMNEPSMVMLDEPMAGVNPALTQSLLEHIKGLKDHGMTVLFVEHDMHMVRYVADHVVVMAEGRIIAEGMPGEVLSSTAVVDAYLGAHHDTDLRQLIREMES, from the coding sequence ATGCGCGATGACGCCATTCTGATCGCCGACCGCGTCCACCGGCACTTCGCCGGGGTCACCGCCGTCGACGTCGACCACGTCGAGATCCCGCGGGGCAAGATCACCGCGCTGATCGGGCCGAACGGCGCCGGGAAGACCACCTTCTTCAATCTGCTGACCGGATTCGACAAGCCGCAGACGGGAGAGTGGACGTTCGACGGGACTCCTGTCGCGGGGCTTCCGTCGTACAAGATCGCTCGCTTGGGAATGGTCCGGACCTTCCAGCTGACCAAGGTCCTCGGGCGGCTCACCGTCCTGGAGAACATGCTGCTGGGCTCCAAGGAGCAGAAGGGCGAGCGACTCCGGCCCTCTCTCTGGAGGAGACGGGAGAAATCCGATCAGGCCCGTGCGCTCGAGATCTTGGAGCGGTTCAAGCTCGCGGCCAAGGCGCAGGACTACGCCGCGAGCCTCTCCGGCGGCCAGCGCAAGCTTCTGGAGATGGCCCGCGCGATCATGAACGAGCCGTCGATGGTCATGCTCGACGAGCCGATGGCCGGCGTGAACCCGGCGCTCACCCAGTCGCTGCTGGAGCACATCAAGGGCCTGAAGGACCACGGCATGACCGTGCTCTTCGTCGAGCACGACATGCACATGGTCCGGTACGTCGCGGACCACGTCGTGGTGATGGCCGAGGGCCGGATCATCGCCGAGGGGATGCCCGGCGAGGTGCTGTCGTCGACCGCCGTCGTCGACGCCTATCTCGGCGCGCATCACGACACCGACCTGCGTCAGCTGATCCGGGAGATGGAATCGTGA
- a CDS encoding branched-chain amino acid ABC transporter permease, which yields MDIIWNSLRELITPTTAAYALAAIGLNVHFGFTGLLNFGQAGFVAIGAYGFAISVMTFGFSTPLAIAVTLVLAAGYALLLGIPTLRLRADYLAIVTIAAAEIIRFALNSSAFARWTGGANGLYNEYSGWLKDSNPYPEGVLTLGPWTFGSNDLWIATVDWIVVLLTAGAIYLLVGSPWGRVLKGIREDEHAMLSLGKNVNLYKLQALVIGGVIGAAAGILYVQPTSVQPFDFGTRMTFNMYTMLILGGAATVFGPILGSMIFWVVMRFTDELVNIGVEHGLFENVTQGSQLRFFLVGVALVLLVVFRPQGILGNRTELSFDAR from the coding sequence ATGGACATCATCTGGAACTCGCTGCGCGAGCTCATCACCCCGACCACGGCGGCGTACGCGCTGGCGGCCATCGGTCTCAACGTCCACTTCGGCTTCACCGGCCTGCTCAATTTCGGCCAGGCCGGGTTCGTGGCGATCGGCGCGTACGGCTTCGCGATCTCGGTGATGACCTTCGGGTTCTCCACGCCGCTCGCGATCGCGGTGACGCTGGTGCTGGCCGCCGGGTACGCGCTGCTGCTCGGCATCCCCACCCTGCGTCTCCGGGCCGACTACCTCGCGATCGTGACCATCGCGGCCGCCGAGATCATCCGGTTCGCGCTGAACTCGAGCGCGTTCGCGCGGTGGACCGGCGGCGCCAACGGCCTCTACAACGAGTACTCGGGATGGCTGAAGGACTCCAACCCGTACCCGGAGGGGGTCCTGACCCTCGGCCCGTGGACCTTCGGCAGCAACGACCTGTGGATCGCCACCGTCGACTGGATCGTCGTGCTACTCACCGCCGGCGCCATCTATCTGCTGGTCGGCAGCCCGTGGGGGCGGGTGCTCAAGGGCATCCGCGAGGACGAGCACGCCATGCTCAGCCTCGGTAAGAACGTCAACCTCTACAAACTCCAGGCCCTGGTGATCGGCGGGGTGATCGGTGCCGCCGCGGGCATCCTCTACGTGCAGCCGACGTCGGTGCAGCCGTTCGACTTCGGCACCCGGATGACCTTCAACATGTACACGATGCTGATCCTCGGCGGCGCCGCCACGGTCTTCGGCCCGATCCTCGGCTCGATGATCTTCTGGGTGGTCATGCGCTTCACCGACGAGCTGGTGAACATCGGCGTCGAGCACGGGCTCTTCGAGAACGTCACCCAGGGCAGCCAGCTGCGCTTCTTCCTGGTCGGTGTGGCGCTGGTGCTGCTCGTGGTGTTCCGCCCGCAGGGCATCCTCGGAAACCGGACGGAGCTGAGCTTCGATGCGCGATGA
- a CDS encoding branched-chain amino acid ABC transporter permease, with protein MIPSKAIRWLLAVLALACVIMLPSPASAAPAGEWGFRGLLRDGGKQPVSGAVVEIRDGDQVVGTDTTDEKGRWGVIPVSGPGTYTLTIDTTAAGGHFAGDEYEVEKELVDSPTTLPVLNVVVSTTESSQQVASFTDRLAQRAVSGFNLGLLIAIAAIGLSLVFGTSRFTNFAHGESVTFGGLMGFVFAHVAGLPLLVAAALATILGGVFGWAQDVTLWRPLRRKGVSLITLMIASIGISMAIRSLMQFFFGNASRGMTEESWGTVTIGPVVMPATSYASMGISILVLTAVGLWLKYGRIGTATRAIANNAALAATSGVGVDKVTRIVWVLAGALAALSGVLLGVFNQVSFDMGFNLLLLMFAGVILGGLGTSFGTLAGSIIVGVCTEVLVLWIPADMKYVGGLAVLVIVLLVRPQGIFGRRERIG; from the coding sequence GTGATACCGAGCAAAGCCATCCGGTGGCTTCTGGCGGTGCTGGCACTGGCGTGCGTGATCATGCTGCCCTCGCCCGCCTCGGCAGCGCCCGCCGGCGAGTGGGGCTTCCGGGGCCTGCTGCGGGACGGCGGGAAACAGCCGGTCAGCGGCGCCGTGGTGGAGATCCGGGACGGCGACCAGGTCGTCGGCACCGACACCACCGACGAGAAGGGCCGCTGGGGAGTCATCCCGGTGTCCGGACCCGGCACCTACACGCTGACCATCGACACCACGGCGGCCGGCGGCCACTTCGCCGGCGACGAGTACGAGGTGGAGAAGGAACTGGTCGACTCGCCGACCACGCTGCCCGTGCTGAACGTCGTCGTCTCCACGACCGAGAGCAGCCAGCAGGTCGCGAGCTTCACCGACCGGCTCGCCCAGCGCGCGGTCTCCGGCTTCAACCTGGGACTGCTCATCGCCATCGCGGCGATCGGGCTCTCGCTGGTCTTCGGCACCTCGCGGTTCACCAACTTCGCGCACGGCGAGAGCGTCACCTTCGGCGGCCTGATGGGCTTCGTCTTCGCGCACGTCGCCGGACTGCCGCTGCTGGTGGCCGCGGCCCTCGCGACGATCCTCGGCGGCGTCTTCGGCTGGGCGCAGGACGTCACGCTGTGGCGCCCGCTGCGCCGCAAGGGCGTCTCGCTGATCACCCTCATGATCGCCAGCATCGGCATCAGCATGGCGATCCGCAGCCTCATGCAGTTCTTCTTCGGCAACGCGTCGCGCGGCATGACCGAGGAGAGCTGGGGCACGGTGACGATCGGGCCGGTCGTCATGCCGGCCACCAGTTACGCGAGCATGGGGATCAGCATCCTGGTGCTGACCGCGGTCGGGCTCTGGCTCAAGTACGGCCGGATCGGCACTGCGACCCGGGCCATCGCGAACAACGCGGCCCTCGCGGCGACCAGCGGTGTCGGCGTCGACAAGGTCACCCGGATCGTCTGGGTCCTGGCCGGCGCGCTCGCGGCGCTCTCCGGCGTGCTGCTCGGCGTCTTCAACCAGGTCTCCTTCGACATGGGCTTCAACCTGCTGCTGCTGATGTTCGCCGGGGTGATCCTGGGCGGTCTCGGCACGTCGTTCGGCACGCTCGCCGGCTCGATCATCGTGGGTGTCTGCACCGAGGTGCTGGTGCTCTGGATCCCCGCCGACATGAAGTACGTCGGTGGCCTCGCGGTGCTGGTCATCGTGCTGCTGGTCCGGCCGCAGGGCATCTTCGGCCGCCGTGAGCGGATCGGTTAG
- a CDS encoding ABC transporter substrate-binding protein, translated as MTAVSRGLITTLVTGGLVVALTACSSSNSEAPEEAGTTAAAASGPLKVGAILPHTAYAGAGEALVSAVDVAAEDINAAGGVNGSAIELKQVDSTDNNDTAVQAVDSLITSGSNVVIGAYGSGMSGAIVGKITESGAVQISGSNTSSSLTGINPLYFRTAPTDALEAAKLADLVVQDGHASAAIIAQNDAWGQAFQKSMVEAFEAAGVEVVAQQQFNTTDTDYSAQVDAVVAAKPESVVLLSYASYSGSMIESLVGTHGFTDKNLYLSNSTLGKYTIKPSLLKGLRGFLAGPDPAVEADFEKKLLAKNPDLTSFAYAGSTYDAVVVSALAAIAAKSNDGKAIAGKLAEVSGGAEGSTKCTTFKECADLLAAGKAVDYDGLSGGLKFASNNDVTETAYQLYVYDDKGSYAVAP; from the coding sequence GTGACTGCTGTCAGTCGTGGACTCATAACCACCCTCGTCACCGGCGGCCTGGTGGTCGCTCTCACCGCCTGCTCCTCGTCGAACAGCGAGGCCCCCGAGGAGGCGGGAACGACCGCGGCCGCCGCGAGCGGACCGCTGAAGGTCGGCGCGATCCTGCCGCACACCGCCTACGCCGGCGCCGGCGAAGCCCTGGTCAGCGCGGTCGACGTGGCGGCCGAGGACATCAACGCGGCCGGCGGCGTGAACGGCAGCGCCATCGAGCTCAAGCAGGTCGACTCCACCGACAACAACGACACCGCGGTCCAGGCCGTGGACAGCCTGATCACCTCGGGTTCCAACGTGGTGATCGGCGCCTACGGCTCGGGTATGTCCGGGGCCATCGTCGGTAAGATCACCGAGTCCGGCGCGGTCCAGATCTCCGGATCGAACACCTCGTCGAGCCTCACCGGCATCAACCCGCTCTACTTCCGCACCGCGCCGACCGACGCTCTCGAAGCCGCCAAGCTGGCCGACCTCGTGGTGCAGGACGGGCACGCGTCCGCGGCGATCATCGCGCAGAACGACGCGTGGGGTCAGGCGTTCCAGAAGTCGATGGTCGAGGCGTTCGAGGCGGCCGGCGTCGAGGTCGTGGCGCAGCAGCAGTTCAACACCACCGACACCGACTACAGCGCGCAGGTCGACGCGGTCGTCGCGGCCAAGCCCGAGTCGGTCGTGCTGCTCTCCTACGCCTCCTACTCCGGCAGCATGATCGAGTCGCTGGTCGGCACCCACGGGTTCACCGACAAGAACCTCTACCTGTCGAACTCGACGCTCGGCAAGTACACGATCAAGCCGTCGCTGCTCAAGGGCCTGCGCGGCTTCCTGGCCGGTCCGGACCCGGCGGTCGAGGCGGACTTCGAGAAGAAGCTGCTGGCGAAGAACCCGGACCTCACGTCGTTCGCGTACGCCGGTTCCACGTACGACGCCGTCGTGGTCAGCGCGCTCGCCGCGATCGCCGCGAAGTCGAACGACGGCAAGGCGATCGCCGGGAAGCTGGCCGAGGTCTCCGGCGGCGCCGAGGGCTCGACCAAGTGCACGACGTTCAAGGAGTGCGCCGACCTGCTCGCCGCCGGCAAGGCGGTCGACTACGACGGCCTCAGCGGTGGCCTGAAGTTCGCCTCGAACAACGACGTCACCGAGACCGCCTACCAGCTCTACGTCTACGACGACAAGGGCTCGTACGCCGTAGCCCCGTAA
- a CDS encoding GntR family transcriptional regulator, translating to MVLPKSLQPAPVDGVQFAADKAYQQLRDAILDGDIAPNRRLVEEELAASLEVSRTPVREALLRLAQEGLVARVRGWVVRDHSPQEALQIVEARAAVESAAARLAAEHITAEDLKQLTRIADAIDRPGSTAKELNRLNRQFHGLVTAACGNPLLVQFAQRTNISHWSLSATWLMSAKDAAQVNAEHRQMIDALSRRDGVAVESLVRAHIGRTQLILKQAA from the coding sequence GTGGTACTCCCGAAGAGCCTGCAGCCCGCCCCGGTCGACGGGGTCCAGTTCGCTGCGGACAAGGCGTACCAGCAGTTGCGTGACGCGATCCTGGACGGCGACATCGCCCCGAACCGGCGGCTCGTCGAGGAGGAGCTGGCGGCGTCGCTGGAGGTGAGCCGCACCCCGGTCCGTGAGGCCCTGCTCCGGCTGGCGCAGGAAGGCCTGGTCGCCCGGGTCCGCGGCTGGGTCGTCCGCGATCATTCGCCGCAGGAGGCGCTGCAGATCGTCGAGGCCCGGGCCGCCGTGGAGAGCGCCGCTGCGCGCCTGGCCGCCGAGCACATCACCGCCGAGGATCTGAAGCAGCTGACCCGGATCGCCGACGCGATCGACCGGCCGGGGTCGACGGCGAAGGAGCTGAACCGGCTCAACCGGCAGTTCCACGGCCTGGTCACGGCGGCCTGCGGCAACCCGCTGCTGGTGCAGTTCGCGCAGCGGACGAACATCAGCCACTGGTCGCTGAGCGCCACCTGGCTGATGTCGGCGAAGGATGCCGCTCAGGTCAACGCCGAGCACCGGCAGATGATCGACGCCCTGTCGCGGCGGGACGGCGTAGCCGTGGAGAGCCTGGTGCGCGCGCACATCGGCCGTACCCAGCTGATCTTGAAGCAAGCCGCCTGA
- a CDS encoding polysaccharide lyase family 1 protein, with translation MRSRIVLSATLGLILAATAAAVPASSAAAVLASSAAASASAAAAVPAGARAVLPANDGWAAATSGTTGGAAADDAHVFVVRTRAELAAALAGGTDPTPRIVLISGTIRANTDDAGNALTCADYADPAYSLDAYLAAYDPAVWGTATRPTGPLEEARVRSARNQAARIQLRVGPNTTIYGLPNARLVGANLLVQNVDNVIIRNLRLEDAADCFPAWDPTDGSAGNWNSAYDLITLTGATHVWADHNTLSDGDNVDATQPLYFGRPYQVHDGALDVIRASDYVTVSWNTFQEHDKTMLIGSTNTVGADAGKLRVTIHHNKFANVGQRVPRVRFGQVDVYNNYYYLTDEDDYSYSWGVGVYSAIYAENNFLLRSADISLDDFVYDWGGTAMTEIGTLTRVGTGPIRPVSLLAEYNATHDPDLGTDAGWTPTLRAAPPTPSAAVPATVNAGAGAGRI, from the coding sequence ATGCGCTCCCGGATAGTTCTCTCCGCGACTCTCGGCCTGATCCTCGCCGCCACCGCCGCCGCCGTCCCCGCCTCTTCCGCCGCCGCCGTCCTCGCCTCTTCCGCCGCCGCCTCCGCTTCCGCCGCCGCCGCCGTCCCCGCCGGGGCTCGGGCGGTGCTACCCGCGAACGACGGATGGGCCGCTGCCACCAGCGGAACCACCGGCGGCGCGGCGGCCGACGACGCGCACGTCTTCGTCGTCCGTACCCGGGCCGAACTCGCCGCGGCCCTGGCCGGCGGCACCGACCCGACACCCCGGATCGTGCTGATCTCGGGCACGATCCGCGCCAACACCGACGACGCCGGCAACGCGCTGACCTGCGCCGACTACGCCGACCCGGCTTACTCGCTGGACGCCTACCTGGCTGCCTACGACCCGGCCGTCTGGGGCACCGCCACCCGCCCGACCGGCCCGCTCGAAGAAGCCCGGGTACGGTCCGCCCGCAACCAGGCCGCCCGGATCCAGCTGAGGGTCGGCCCGAACACCACGATCTACGGCCTGCCGAACGCCCGGCTGGTCGGCGCCAACCTGCTGGTCCAGAACGTCGACAATGTCATCATCCGCAACCTGCGCCTGGAGGACGCCGCCGACTGTTTCCCGGCCTGGGACCCGACCGACGGCTCGGCCGGCAACTGGAACTCGGCCTACGACCTGATCACCCTCACCGGCGCCACCCACGTCTGGGCCGATCACAACACGCTGAGCGACGGCGACAACGTCGACGCGACGCAGCCGCTCTACTTCGGGCGGCCCTATCAGGTGCACGACGGCGCCCTCGACGTGATCCGCGCGTCCGACTACGTCACGGTCTCCTGGAACACTTTCCAGGAACACGACAAGACGATGCTGATCGGCTCCACGAACACGGTCGGCGCCGACGCCGGAAAACTGCGCGTCACGATTCACCACAACAAGTTCGCCAATGTGGGCCAGCGGGTGCCACGCGTGCGATTCGGTCAGGTGGACGTCTACAACAATTACTATTACCTGACCGATGAGGACGATTATTCGTACTCCTGGGGTGTCGGGGTCTACTCGGCCATCTACGCGGAGAACAACTTCCTGCTCCGCAGCGCCGACATCAGCCTGGACGACTTCGTCTACGACTGGGGCGGCACCGCGATGACCGAGATCGGCACGCTGACCAGGGTCGGCACCGGCCCGATCCGCCCGGTCAGCCTCCTCGCGGAGTACAACGCGACCCACGACCCGGATCTCGGCACCGACGCGGGCTGGACCCCCACCCTGCGAGCGGCGCCGCCCACCCCGTCCGCCGCGGTCCCCGCAACGGTGAACGCCGGCGCCGGAGCCGGCCGCATCTGA